CCTGGGGTGTGGTCGGCCTGCTCGGCGCCATCGCCGAACCGCATCCACCGCTCTCGGCCGAGGAGGCGTACCACCGGTTGGTGCGCCTGGTCGGCCCCGGCTTGGCCGATCGGGCGCGAGACTGAGCCGCGCTCTCCGGTGTCCTGTCTGCGGGTTTCCATCGCTTTCGCGCAGACGCTTCTTGCTTCGCCACCGGCCGACCCGCTCGAGTGGAGCTCGTCTGTTCTGCCAAGGAGTTGGGCGCGGCGGCAGGCCGGTTGTCAGCCCGCGCGTCGCTCAGCGGCCGAGGAGCTCCAGCGCGTCCGCGGCGCGGACGCTGCCCGCGGTGACGAGTTCGAGGTTGGCCAACGCGGCTTCGTGCGCCTCCGGGCCCGCGGCGGCCACGCAGTCGGCCACCACGTGCACGGTGAAGCCGAGATCGGTGCCGTGCCGGGCGGTCTGCTCGACGGTGAGATTGGTCGCGACGCCGGTGAGCAGGAGCGTCTCGATACCCTGATCCGCCAACCACTCCGGCAATTTGCTGCCCGCCAAGCCGGACAGTTTCTGATTGTCGAACACTTCCGTCGGCTGCGCCGCCATCTCCGGAATGATCGCGGCGCCGGGCGAATCCGGCCGGAACTCGGTTTGCGCCGCGCCGACCGAGCGCATGAATCCGGTGTTGCGCACCAGCTCACCCTCGCCGACCGGAATGGTGAACCTGGTGAAGATCACCGGCACCCCTGCCGCCGACGCCGCCGCGTGGAAGTCCGTCGCCCGCGACACCACACCGGATGCCGCCACGGGCGCGGCCAGCATGGGTCCGAAAAACCCTTCCGGCCGAATGACATTCACCTGCCAGTGCAGCGCCAGCACGGCGGCGCGGATGCGTCGGATCGCCATGTGACGACCTTACGCATCCGCGCCCGCGCCCAGTGTCCGATTCACGTGAAACGAACGCGTCGGCCGATCAGGACGAGTAGTCCTTGCGCAACTGGACTTTCACCACCTTGCCGCTCGCGTTGCGGGGCAGCTCGGGGAGCAGCACCAGGTCCTTGGGGTGCTTGTAGCGCGCCAGGTTCTCGTTGAGGAACGGCTCCAGCTCGGCGAGGGTCAGCTCGTCGTCCGGGTTGTGCAGCGCGACCACCGCGACCGGCACCTCGCCCCACTTC
Above is a genomic segment from Nocardia sputorum containing:
- a CDS encoding cysteine hydrolase translates to MAIRRIRAAVLALHWQVNVIRPEGFFGPMLAAPVAASGVVSRATDFHAAASAAGVPVIFTRFTIPVGEGELVRNTGFMRSVGAAQTEFRPDSPGAAIIPEMAAQPTEVFDNQKLSGLAGSKLPEWLADQGIETLLLTGVATNLTVEQTARHGTDLGFTVHVVADCVAAAGPEAHEAALANLELVTAGSVRAADALELLGR